The following proteins are co-located in the Verrucomicrobiia bacterium genome:
- a CDS encoding heavy metal translocating P-type ATPase: MSQPPTPSKSDTDPQCLARSVAKVLGEEPALEAITFNHHQKTISVATLGQVDVPKITERVTATLQNTRGPDAEPCGLLTGAGNCATCTTPLTAQERGTVTIRSEGDATTIARVTCPTAPSFWRWRDIPWPKVVQRDVEFIEPHDHFDEWKAQLAAAILCGVFGAAGYFLQGQPASLYCFLAAYLAGGWFTTEEVWEGLQERTIDVHFLMLAVAAGSACIGAWAEGATLLFLFSLSGALEHFALGRTQREIRSLFKEAPKVATVLDAAGHESEVPVERLRPGMRLLIKPGAQFPVDGEIAKGQTAADESNLTGEAVAVEKATGDSVLAGTLNLWGAVEITVTRLARESALQKIIQLIREAQQQKAPAQQFTDKFSAYYTYLILGVSFVMFFVWWKAFGLAAFTGTGAQRSAFYHTMTLLVVASPCALVLSIPSAVLAAIAWGARHGILFRGGAAAEKLAGINIVALDKTGTLTTGELRVEKIESFPPGRENEVAQLAFSLERLSTHPLARAVTRYGKRQGFTPVEFDRFESVTGHGLEASRGEVLHRLGRREWLAGGIHCATIAQVPATDAGFGEVWLSAGDLLGRIVLRDDIRPQAKSVIEELRHAGLRTVVLTGDRRAAAEHLKSELDLDDVRAELKPEQKVEAVRALAAGGQRVAMVGDGVNDAPSLAAADVGVAMGARGSDAALEQAEVVLMHDKLENFLAAFRLSQRTRRVIRQNLVISLGTVVVLVCLAMLGKIPLTLGVVGHEGSTVVVVMNSLRLLIGSGEKRPQVAD, from the coding sequence ATGAGCCAGCCGCCAACGCCATCCAAATCCGATACCGATCCCCAATGCCTCGCGCGTTCGGTGGCGAAAGTTCTCGGCGAAGAACCGGCGCTCGAAGCCATCACTTTCAATCACCACCAAAAAACCATTTCCGTCGCCACACTCGGGCAGGTGGACGTCCCCAAAATCACCGAACGCGTCACCGCCACTCTACAAAATACCCGCGGCCCGGATGCCGAACCTTGCGGACTCCTCACCGGCGCCGGTAATTGCGCGACCTGCACCACCCCGCTCACGGCGCAGGAACGCGGAACTGTCACCATTCGCAGCGAAGGCGATGCCACCACCATCGCGCGCGTGACCTGTCCGACCGCCCCCAGCTTCTGGCGCTGGCGCGATATTCCGTGGCCCAAAGTCGTCCAGCGCGACGTCGAATTCATCGAGCCTCACGATCATTTCGACGAATGGAAAGCGCAACTCGCCGCGGCCATTTTGTGCGGCGTGTTCGGCGCGGCAGGATATTTTTTGCAAGGCCAGCCCGCGTCGCTCTATTGCTTTTTGGCCGCGTACCTCGCGGGCGGCTGGTTCACCACCGAGGAAGTTTGGGAAGGCTTGCAGGAGCGCACGATTGACGTGCATTTTCTGATGCTCGCGGTCGCTGCCGGCAGCGCATGTATCGGCGCGTGGGCCGAAGGCGCGACGCTGCTCTTTCTCTTTTCACTGTCCGGCGCGCTCGAACATTTCGCCCTCGGTCGCACCCAACGCGAAATCCGTTCACTCTTCAAGGAAGCCCCCAAAGTCGCCACCGTCCTCGACGCCGCTGGGCACGAAAGCGAAGTTCCGGTCGAGCGCTTGCGCCCCGGCATGCGCTTGCTCATCAAGCCCGGCGCGCAATTTCCCGTGGACGGTGAAATCGCCAAAGGCCAAACCGCCGCCGACGAATCCAATCTCACCGGCGAAGCCGTCGCCGTCGAAAAAGCCACCGGCGATTCCGTTCTCGCCGGCACGCTCAATCTTTGGGGCGCGGTCGAAATCACCGTCACCCGGCTCGCGCGCGAAAGTGCCCTGCAAAAAATCATCCAGCTTATCCGCGAAGCCCAGCAACAAAAAGCCCCCGCGCAACAATTCACCGACAAGTTCAGCGCTTACTACACCTATCTGATTCTTGGAGTTTCGTTCGTCATGTTTTTCGTCTGGTGGAAAGCTTTTGGCCTCGCCGCCTTCACCGGCACCGGCGCGCAACGCAGCGCATTTTATCACACCATGACCCTGCTCGTCGTGGCCTCGCCCTGCGCGCTGGTATTGTCCATCCCCTCGGCGGTGCTCGCGGCGATTGCCTGGGGCGCGCGGCACGGGATTTTATTTCGCGGCGGCGCGGCGGCGGAAAAACTCGCGGGCATCAACATTGTCGCGCTCGACAAAACCGGCACGCTCACCACCGGCGAATTGCGCGTGGAAAAAATCGAGAGCTTCCCGCCGGGCCGCGAAAACGAAGTCGCGCAACTGGCTTTCTCGCTCGAACGTCTTTCCACCCATCCCCTCGCGCGCGCCGTGACCCGCTACGGCAAACGCCAGGGATTCACCCCCGTCGAGTTCGACCGTTTTGAATCTGTGACCGGGCATGGCCTCGAAGCGTCTCGCGGCGAAGTGCTTCACCGCCTTGGCCGCCGCGAATGGCTCGCCGGCGGAATTCATTGCGCGACCATCGCCCAAGTGCCTGCCACGGATGCCGGCTTCGGCGAAGTGTGGCTCAGCGCAGGCGATTTGCTCGGCCGCATTGTTCTGCGCGACGACATTCGCCCGCAGGCGAAATCGGTGATCGAAGAATTGCGCCACGCCGGATTGCGCACCGTCGTCTTGACCGGCGACCGCCGCGCCGCTGCGGAACATTTGAAGTCCGAACTCGATCTCGACGACGTCCGCGCCGAGTTGAAGCCCGAACAAAAAGTCGAAGCCGTTCGCGCGTTGGCCGCCGGTGGACAACGCGTCGCGATGGTCGGCGATGGCGTCAACGACGCGCCCAGTCTCGCGGCGGCGGATGTCGGCGTGGCGATGGGCGCACGCGGTTCGGATGCCGCGCTCGAACAAGCCGAAGTTGTCCTCATGCATGACAAGCTGGAAAATTTCCTGGCCGCCTTCCGCCTCAGCCAGCGCACCCGCCGCGTGATCCGCCAAAATCTCGTGATCTCGCTGGGCACCGTCGTCGTCCTCGTTTGTCTCGCAATGCTCGGAAAAATTCCACTCACCCTCGGCGTCGTCGGCCACGAAGGCAGCACCGTCGTCGTCGTGATGAACAGTTTAAGATTGCTGATCGGCAGCGGCGAGAAACGCCCGCAAGTTGCCGATTAA
- the eno gene encoding phosphopyruvate hydratase, with protein sequence MSTIYDIQAREIIDSRGNPTIEVDVILAGGAVGRAAVPSGASTGEHEALELRDGEAKRYGGKGVSKAVKNVHEKILPELEGLDALDQLTVDKTMLELDGTETKSKLGANAILAVSLATAKAASEAIGIPLFKYLGGPNAKVLPVPMANVINGGAHSDAPIDFQEFMIVPKGFDTYSEGLRAITEIFHALKSVLKKKGLSTAVGDEGGFAPKLDSAEAAIETILQATKDAGYKAGKQIFLALDVASSEFFDAKTGGYVFKKSSGRKLTGAELVSFYAELTGKYPIISIEDGCAENDWTTWKLLTDKLGDKIQLVGDDLFVTNVKFLRKGIDTGVANSILVKVNQIGSLTETLDAVELAKENKYTAVISHRSGETEDATIADIAVATNAGQIKTGSLSRTDRVAKYNQLLRIEEILGKNAVYGGKF encoded by the coding sequence ATGAGCACCATTTATGACATCCAGGCCCGCGAGATCATTGATTCGCGGGGCAATCCGACCATTGAAGTTGACGTGATCCTCGCCGGCGGCGCGGTGGGCCGCGCGGCGGTTCCTTCCGGCGCGAGCACGGGCGAACACGAAGCGCTTGAGCTTCGCGACGGTGAAGCGAAGCGTTATGGCGGCAAAGGTGTCAGCAAGGCGGTCAAGAATGTTCACGAGAAAATTCTGCCGGAACTGGAAGGCCTCGATGCCCTGGACCAGTTGACGGTGGATAAAACGATGCTCGAACTCGACGGCACGGAAACGAAGTCCAAGCTGGGCGCGAACGCCATTCTCGCCGTCTCGCTCGCGACGGCGAAGGCCGCGTCCGAAGCCATCGGCATTCCCCTTTTCAAATATCTCGGCGGGCCGAACGCCAAGGTGTTGCCGGTCCCGATGGCGAATGTCATCAACGGCGGCGCGCACTCGGATGCGCCGATTGATTTCCAGGAATTCATGATCGTGCCCAAGGGTTTCGATACTTATTCGGAAGGGTTGCGCGCGATTACGGAAATTTTCCACGCGCTTAAATCCGTGTTGAAGAAAAAGGGGCTTTCGACGGCGGTCGGTGACGAGGGCGGTTTTGCGCCGAAGCTGGACAGCGCGGAAGCGGCGATCGAAACGATTTTGCAGGCGACGAAGGACGCGGGCTACAAGGCGGGCAAGCAGATTTTCCTCGCGCTGGACGTGGCGTCGTCGGAATTTTTCGATGCGAAGACCGGCGGTTATGTTTTCAAGAAGAGCAGCGGCCGCAAGTTGACGGGCGCGGAACTGGTGAGTTTTTACGCGGAACTGACGGGCAAATATCCGATCATCAGCATCGAAGACGGTTGCGCGGAAAACGATTGGACGACGTGGAAACTTCTCACCGACAAGCTCGGCGACAAGATTCAACTGGTCGGCGACGATCTGTTCGTGACGAATGTGAAGTTCCTGCGCAAAGGCATTGATACCGGCGTGGCGAATTCCATTCTGGTGAAGGTGAATCAAATCGGTTCGCTCACGGAAACTTTGGACGCCGTGGAACTCGCCAAGGAAAATAAATATACGGCGGTCATCAGCCATCGCTCGGGTGAAACAGAAGATGCGACGATTGCGGACATCGCCGTGGCGACGAACGCCGGGCAGATCAAGACCGGTTCGCTCAGCCGCACCGATCGCGTGGCGAAATACAATCAGTTGCTGCGCATCGAGGAAATCCTTGGGAAGAACGCGGTTTATGGTGGGAAGTTTTAA
- a CDS encoding serine hydrolase domain-containing protein, which yields MKKMTRRGGLKRMAVMAGVGALSAAAFPLPGFAEQAGAQPSPTESEAAAIADIAQKLMQECHAPGLSVAIARHGQFVYQRGFGYADKASGESVTTASRFRIASISKPFTSVAIFSLIEAGRLRLDDLIFGAKGILQFDYGASYPELVSKITLHHLLTHTCGGWDNNSGIDPMFYKPEWNHRELIAWAVQEQPLKFEPGAHYSYSNFGYCLLGRVIEKITGQSYAGFVQRAMLDKCGIKDMQVGGNTFAQRAAGEVVYYGQPGSGTNPYDMNITRMDSHGGWMATASDLVQFAMHVDGFKTTKNILTAESIRTMTTGSTANPHYACGWAVNSVPNWWHSGSLPGTLSIMVRTASGLCWAALTNTRTSQLDLDAMMWKMVKAVPAWRA from the coding sequence ATGAAAAAGATGACTCGGCGCGGCGGTTTGAAACGGATGGCCGTGATGGCGGGCGTGGGCGCTTTGTCCGCGGCTGCTTTTCCATTGCCGGGGTTTGCCGAGCAGGCCGGAGCGCAGCCATCTCCCACCGAGAGCGAGGCGGCGGCCATCGCGGACATCGCGCAAAAACTGATGCAGGAATGTCATGCGCCCGGGTTATCCGTGGCGATTGCCCGGCATGGACAGTTTGTCTATCAACGGGGTTTCGGCTATGCGGACAAGGCCAGCGGAGAGAGCGTGACGACGGCGAGCCGGTTCCGCATCGCCAGCATCAGCAAGCCGTTCACGTCCGTGGCGATTTTTTCGCTGATCGAAGCCGGGCGGTTGAGACTGGACGACTTGATTTTTGGGGCGAAAGGCATTTTGCAGTTCGATTACGGAGCGAGTTATCCGGAACTGGTGTCCAAGATAACGCTTCACCATTTGCTCACTCATACTTGCGGCGGTTGGGACAATAATAGTGGAATTGATCCGATGTTCTATAAGCCGGAATGGAATCATCGGGAACTCATCGCGTGGGCGGTGCAGGAGCAGCCGCTGAAGTTTGAACCGGGCGCACATTATTCTTATTCCAACTTTGGCTATTGTCTATTGGGACGGGTGATCGAGAAAATCACCGGGCAGAGTTACGCGGGGTTTGTGCAGCGGGCGATGTTGGACAAATGCGGCATTAAAGATATGCAGGTGGGCGGAAATACCTTCGCCCAGCGGGCCGCCGGTGAAGTGGTTTACTACGGACAACCGGGATCGGGAACGAATCCTTACGACATGAACATCACGCGCATGGATTCGCATGGCGGGTGGATGGCGACGGCGAGTGACCTGGTGCAATTCGCGATGCACGTGGATGGTTTCAAAACGACCAAAAATATCCTGACGGCGGAGAGCATCAGGACGATGACGACGGGCAGCACGGCGAATCCACATTATGCGTGCGGCTGGGCGGTGAACAGCGTGCCCAACTGGTGGCACAGCGGCAGTTTGCCGGGGACGTTGTCAATCATGGTGCGCACCGCCAGCGGTTTGTGCTGGGCCGCGCTCACCAATACCCGGACGAGTCAACTGGACCTGGATGCGATGATGTGGAAAATGGTGAAAGCCGTGCCGGCCTGGCGGGCGTGA